In the Taeniopygia guttata chromosome 12, bTaeGut7.mat, whole genome shotgun sequence genome, one interval contains:
- the NISCH gene encoding nischarin isoform X3, translated as MEAAAGGEDGEEPPREARVLGSELVETYTVYIIQVSVGNHQWTVKHRYSDFHDLHEKLVSEKKIDKNLLPPKKIIGKNSKSLVEKRQKELEIYLQTLLLKFPVTAPKVLSHFLHFHLYEINGITAALAEELFHKGEQLLMAGEVFTIRPLQLYAVTQQLLQGKPTCANGDAKTDLGHILDFTCRLKYLKVTGTGGPFGTSNIQEHLLPFDLSIFKSLHQIEISHCGGKLIKGLTSSKHALATLSVQFSATSMKEILVPEASEFDQWEPEDALDSSCPVTAIIPTWRTLTTLDMSHNSISEIDDSVKLIPKIEFLDLSHNGVSLVENLQHLYNLVHLDLSYNKLTSLEGVHTKLGNIKTLNLAGNQLERLCGLNKLYSLVNLDLSNNKIEQIDEVKNIGSLPCLEKVMLSSNPLSIIPDYRTKVLAQFGDRASEVCLDNIVTTEKELDTVEVLKAIQKAKEVKYKLSNSDKKK; from the exons GTGTACATTATTCAGGTCAGTGTTGGCAATCATCAGTGGACAGTCAAACATCGTTACAGTGATTTCCATGACCTGCATGAAAAG CTtgtttcagagaagaaaatagataaaaatcTGTTACCTCCAAAGAAGATCAttggaaaaaattccaaaagcCTCGTggagaaaagacaaaaggaacTGGAGATCTACCTGCAAACTCTGCTGCTCAAGTTCCCTGTTACTGCGCCAAAAGTTTTGTCACACTTCCTACACTTTCATTTATAT GAGATAAATGGGATCACTGCAGCATTGGCTGAAGAGCTCTTTCACAAAG GAGAGCAGCTCTTAATGGCTGGAGAAGTTTTCACCATCAGGCCGTTGCAGTTGTACGCTGtcactcagcagctgctgcagggcaaaCCTACCTGTGCTAACGGAGATGCCAAAACAGATCTTGGGCATATTCTGGATTTCACTTGTAGACTCAAATATCTAAAG GTCACTGGAACAGGGGGACCTTTTGGAACCAGTAACATTCAGGAACATCTCTTGCCTTTTGATCTGTCTATTTTCAAATCACTTCATCAAATAGAG atcaGTCATTGTGGGGGAAAGCTTATCAAAGGGCTGACTTCATCAAAACATGCTCTGGCCACACTGAGTGTTCAATTTTCAGCAACATCAATGAAG GAAATCCTGGTGCCTGAGGCCTCTGAGTTTGATCAGTGGGAGCCAGAGGATGCACTGGATTCAAGTTGTCCAGTGACAGCAATTATCCCAACCTGGAGAACTTTAACAACTTTGGATATGAGTCACAATAGCATCTCTGAAATTGATGACTCAGtg AAACTAATTCCAAAGATTGAGTTCCTGGATTTGAGTCACAATGGGGTGTCTCTGGTGGAAAATTTACAG CATCTGTACAACCTTGTTCACCTGGACTTATCCTACAACAAACTTACATCACTGGAAGGTGTTCACACAAAACTGGGAAACATCAAAACTCTGAATTTAGCAGGAAATCAGCTGGAAAGGCTGTGTGGTCTTAACAAACTGTACTCATTAGTCAACTTGGATCTGAGCAACAACAAAATAGAACAG ATTGATGAAGTAAAAAATATTGGCAGCCTGCCATGCTTAGAGAAGGTGATGTTATCCAGCAACCCGCTGAGCATCATCCCTGATTACCGGACCAAAGTCCTCGCTCAGTTTGGAGACAGAGCCTCAGAG gtttgtttGGATAACATTGTTACCACAGAAAAGGAACTAGACACAGTGGAAGTGCTAAAAGCTATTCAAAAAGCAAAGGAGGTGAAATACAAACTCAGCAACTCTGATAAAAAG